The Aeromonas encheleia genomic sequence CGTTGCCCGCGCGCTCGACCAGTTGAGTCAACATGCTGAAGACCGAAGGCGGATAGCCCCGGGTGGCGGGAGGCTCCCCGATCGCCAGCGCGATCTCGCGCTGGGCCTGGGCATAGCGAGTCAGGGAATCCATCAACAGCAGCACGTCCTGCCCCTGTTCACGGAAATGTTCGGCGATGCGGTGACACAGCTGGGCCGCCCGCAGTCGCATCAGGGGGGATTGGTCGGCCGGGGCGGCGATCACCACAGCGCGCGCCAGGCCTTCCGCTCCCAGGCTGTGTTCGATGAACTCCCGCACCTCCCGGCCTCGCTCACCGATGAGCCCCACCACCACGATCTGGGCTGTCGTGTTGCGGGTCATCATCCCGAGCAACATACTCTTGCCCACACCTGAACCGGCAAACAGCCCCAGCCGCTGGCCCTTGCCAACCGTCAGCAAACCATTGATGGCGCGAATACCGACATCCAGTGGCTCGCGCACGGGAGTGCGCAGCAGCGGATTGGGGGGAGAGGCAAACAGGGGAACCCGTTCCCCTGCTTCTTTCAGGGGGCGGCCATCCAGGGGTTGCAACAGACCATCGAGCACCCGCCCGAGCAGATGATCACCAACCAGGATCGTCTCTTCCCCATCGATGGGCAGCACCCGGGCACCAGCATAGAGACCGCTCATAGGCTGCAATGGCATCAGGTAAGAGACATCCCGGTTGAAACCGACCACTTCTGCCAGCAGCGACTCACCCGTCGCCGAGTCCACCCGGCAGCGCTGCCCCATCACCAGCTGACAGCCCACCACCTCCAGGGTCAGCCCGGTGACCCGCACCAGACGGCCATAACGGCGAAAGCCGGGGATATCATCCAGATTTCCCAGGGCTGAGGTCAGCGCCTGCTGCAGCTCCTCATGCATCCTGCGGCAATGCCAGACTGGCGTTGAGCTGGCCGAGACAATGATCTAGTCGCTCCGCCGTGTTGATCTCGATCACTGCGGCGCGGGTCTCGATCCTTGCGTCCCCGACCTCCAGTGTCGCATCTATCTGTAGCGGCCACTTCTCGCAGCGGGTCACCCCCTGCTCGGCCAACCGCTGACGATCCCCTGCACTGAGGTAGATGACCAGCTCTTCCACTTCGTTTGGCAGGGCCGCCAGGGCTTGCTCGACCTGACTGAGCACCTGTTGCGGATTGAGGGTAAATTCGGCCTGGATCACCCGCTTGGCAACCTGGGCGACCAGTTGGGCGATCAGCTCTTTCTGCTCCTGCATGCGGGCCCGGGTCAGGGATTCCCACTGCTGTTGCAACTTGGCGAAGGGGATCATGGCCTGATCGAATGAGGCCCTGCCCTCGGACAGCCCCTGTGCCAGGCCACGCACCTGACCCTGTTGCAGACCCTTGGTCTCCCCTTCGATCAACCCGCTGGTCAGCCCTTGCTGGTAACCAGCCTGGTAACCTTCGGCCTGCCCCTGTTCCAGTCCTTGCTGGTAGCCATATTCGAACTGTTCCTGCTGACTCTGGGCCTCTTCCCCACTCTGCCCCAATGTGGGGAAGCGGTAGAGACGGGTGGCGCCTGCCGCCAGTTTGCGCACATGCTGACTCATGCCTGTCTCCTGTTAGCTGACCGTCGGTTCTTCGAACAGCTGGAACTCGATCTCGCCCTGCTCCACCAGCTCCCTTACCAGTTGCATCACCTCTTCCCGTGCCTGCTCCACCTTGCGCAGGGAGACGCTGCCCTGATCCTGGATCTGGGCCTCCAACGCCTGTGCCATCCGCTTCGGCATGGCGCCCAACACCACCTTGCGAAAGCCCGCCTCGGTATTTTTCAGCGCCAGGGCCAGCAGCTCGGCCGGCAGTTCCTGCACCAGACGCTGCAGGGTGTCGTCGCTCTGACGACGCAAGGCCATGAAGTCGAACATGTTCTTCTCTATCTCGAGCGCCATGTCACCGTCGTGTTCCCGCAGCAGGGAGAGCATCTGCTCCTTGTCGCCCTGATAGCGGTTCAGGATGTCGGCCACCTGCCGCACCCCGTTTACCTTGGCGCCAGATTGATCGGCCACATAGGCTAGGCAGCGATCCAGGGTCAGTCGCAGTTCCCCCAGCACGTGTTCACTGACACTGCTGAGGCTGGCGACCCGTACCAGCAGATCGTCATGCACCGAACCGGGCAAGGCATCGAGTACGGCCGACGCCGTCTGGGGAGGAAGGAAAGCGAGCAACACCGCCTGCATCTGCGGGTGTTCATTGCGGAAGAAACGGGCGAGGACATCGGCAGGCACCCACTGCAGACGCTGGATATCCTGGCTCATCACATCGCCA encodes the following:
- the lfiH gene encoding lateral flagellar assembly protein FliH, whose amino-acid sequence is MSQHVRKLAAGATRLYRFPTLGQSGEEAQSQQEQFEYGYQQGLEQGQAEGYQAGYQQGLTSGLIEGETKGLQQGQVRGLAQGLSEGRASFDQAMIPFAKLQQQWESLTRARMQEQKELIAQLVAQVAKRVIQAEFTLNPQQVLSQVEQALAALPNEVEELVIYLSAGDRQRLAEQGVTRCEKWPLQIDATLEVGDARIETRAAVIEINTAERLDHCLGQLNASLALPQDA
- the lfiI gene encoding lateral flagellar FliI-like assembly ATPase LfiI; this translates as MHEELQQALTSALGNLDDIPGFRRYGRLVRVTGLTLEVVGCQLVMGQRCRVDSATGESLLAEVVGFNRDVSYLMPLQPMSGLYAGARVLPIDGEETILVGDHLLGRVLDGLLQPLDGRPLKEAGERVPLFASPPNPLLRTPVREPLDVGIRAINGLLTVGKGQRLGLFAGSGVGKSMLLGMMTRNTTAQIVVVGLIGERGREVREFIEHSLGAEGLARAVVIAAPADQSPLMRLRAAQLCHRIAEHFREQGQDVLLLMDSLTRYAQAQREIALAIGEPPATRGYPPSVFSMLTQLVERAGNGTHPDGSLSAFYTVLAEGDDQQDPVVDAARAILDGHIVLTRRLAEEGHYPAIDIGASVSRVMPQVVSSEWQAMAVNLRQLWGRYQQVRELLPLGGYQPGADPQMDEAVQRYPAIAAFLQQGIYEETPFVQVMNGLKQVLGRV
- the fliGL gene encoding lateral flagellar motor switch protein FliGL codes for the protein MSNVNLNQNAVDIDIDNLEKAAILLLSMGTEAAAKVMQKLSRDEVQSLISKMAGLSGVSSIEAKWTLQQFFNQYREQSGIGSASREYLEQTLDLALGQRLSRSLLDSLYGDVMSQDIQRLQWVPADVLARFFRNEHPQMQAVLLAFLPPQTASAVLDALPGSVHDDLLVRVASLSSVSEHVLGELRLTLDRCLAYVADQSGAKVNGVRQVADILNRYQGDKEQMLSLLREHDGDMALEIEKNMFDFMALRRQSDDTLQRLVQELPAELLALALKNTEAGFRKVVLGAMPKRMAQALEAQIQDQGSVSLRKVEQAREEVMQLVRELVEQGEIEFQLFEEPTVS